In a single window of the Gossypium hirsutum isolate 1008001.06 chromosome A13, Gossypium_hirsutum_v2.1, whole genome shotgun sequence genome:
- the LOC107893548 gene encoding isocitrate dehydrogenase [NADP]: protein MAFPTKIKVMNPIVEMDGDEMTRIIWKSIKEKLIFPFLELDIKYFDLGLHNRDATNDEVTIASGEATLKYNVAIKCATITPDEGRVKEFNLKEMWKSPNGTIRNILNGTVFREPIICKNVPRLVPSWTKPICIGRHAFGDQYRATDLVVQESGKLMLVFVPDKSNEKKELEVFNFKGAGGVALSMYNTDESIRAFAEASMTTAYQKKWPLYLSTKNTILKSYDGRFKDMFQEVYETQWKSKFEAEGIWYEHRLIDDMVAYALKSEGGYVWACKNYDGDVQSDFLAQGFGSLGLMTSVLMCPDGKTIEAEAAHGTVTRHYRVHKTGGETSTNSIASIFAWSRGLAHRARLDGNDRLLDFTQKLEAACVGTVESGKMTKDLALLIHGPKVSRSQYLNTEEFIEAVAKELSNRMYVKPKL, encoded by the exons ATGGCATTCCCTACTAAGATAAAAGTGATGAATCCAATAGTTGAGATGGACG GAGATGAAATGACTCGTATTATTTGGAAATCTATAAAGGAAAAG CTAATTTTTCCCTTCTTGGAGTTGGATATAAAATATTTTGACCTTGGTCTTCATAATCGTGATGCCACGAATGATGAAGTTACCATCGCAAGTGGCGAAGCTACTCTTAA GTATAATGTAGCAATTAAATGTGCAACCATAACTCCAG ATGAAGGTCGTGTTAAAGAGTTCAACTTAAAGGAAATGTGGAAAAGTCCAAATGGGACTATTCGAAACATTTTAAATG GAACTGTTTTCAGGGAACCAATTATCTGCAAAAATGTCCCTCGGCTTGTCCCAA GTTGGACCAAGCCAATCTGCATCGGAAGACATGCTTTTGGCGATCAATACCGAGCAACTGATTTAGTTGTACAGGAATCTGGAAAACTTATGCTTGTCTTCG TTCCTGATAAGAGTAATGAGAAGAAGGAGCTTGAGGTTTTCAACTTCAAAGGTGCTGGCGGTGTAGCTTTGTCGATGTACAACACTGATGAG TCTATTCGTGCTTTTGCTGAGGCTTCAATGACTACTGCTTACCAGAAGAAATGGCCACTTTATCTAAGCACAAAAAATACAATTCTAAAGAGTTACGATGGAAG ATTCAAAGACATGTTCCAGGAAGTTTATGAAACTCAATGGAAATCAAAGTTTGAGGCAGAAGGTATTTG GTATGAGCACCGGCTTATTGATGATATGGTTGCTTATGCTCTAAAAAGCGAAGGAGGTTATGTATGGGCATGCAAAAACTATGATGGAGATGTGCAGAGTGACTTCTTAGCCCAAG GGTTTGGATCACTTGGGTTGATGACATCAGTGCTG ATGTGCCCAGATGGAAAGACTATTGAAGCTGAAGCAGCCCATGGCACTGTTACCCGCCACTACCGTGTTCATAAAACAGGAGGTGAAACCAGCACTAACAGCATAGCATCAATTTTTGCTTGGTCACGAGGCCTTGCACACAG GGCAAGGTTGGATGGCAATGATCGACTGCTAGATTTTACTCAAAAACTGGAAGCAGCCTGTGTTGGAACAGTTGAATCTGGGAAGATGACAAAAGATCTTGCGCTTTTGATTCACGGTCCTAA GGTTAGTAGGTCTCAGTATCTAAATACCGAAGAGTTTATCGAAGCAGTAGCCAAGGAGTTGAGTAACAGAATGTATGTGAAACCAAAGTTGTAA
- the LOC107893549 gene encoding UPF0678 fatty acid-binding protein-like protein At1g79260, whose translation MDKEKKEESSAIHPAVAPLSYLLGTWKGEGEGGYPTINSFRYGEELHFSHPASGKPVIAYSHKTWKLDSGQPMHSESGYWRPKPDGSLEVVIAQSTGLAEVLKGTYSAEDNVIKLHSQVVANASKVREISRVYKIVNGDLHYVVQMATNLTTLQPHLKAVLKKLP comes from the exons ATGGATAAGGAGAAGAAGGAAGAAAGTAGCGCAATTCACCCCGCGGTTGCGCCACTGTCCTACTTGTTGGGCACATGGAAAGGCGAAGGCGAAGGAGGATACCCCACCATCAACTCCTTCCGCTATGGCGAAGAGCTTCACTTCTCTCACCCTGCGTCTGGGAAGCCCGTCATAGCCTACTCTCACAAGACCTGGAAACTCGATTCTGGTCAGCCTATGCACTCCGAGTCCGGTTATTGGCGTCCTAAACCTGATGGCTCTCTTGAAGTTGTCATTGCTCAGAGCACTGGCCTTGCGGAAGTTCTC AAGGGGACCTACAGTGCAGAGGACAATGTCATCAAGCTTCATAGCCAAGTCGTAGCCAATGCTTCCAAg GTGAGGGAGATAAGTCGAGTTTACAAGATTGTTAATGGAGATCTACATTATGTTGTTCAAATGGCTACCAATCTTACAACTCTTCAGCCACATCTTAAAGCTGTGCTCAAGAAGCTGCCATAA
- the LOC107893550 gene encoding aspartic proteinase NANA, chloroplast translates to MKVKLIILVPFMVLVSMVVAQQHVDQMQHQHDSNSITLELIHRHAPQFTNNNPITQHQRLVDLLYHDIIRHGIMSHRRRAKEEDPLTASIKMPLASGRDFGIGQYITSFKVGTPSQKFWLIVDTGSDLTWIRCRYRCSRGDRSCTSKGRINRKRVFHAPLSSSFSPVPCFSEMCKVELMNLFSLTTCPTPITPCAYDYRYSDGSAAMGVFANETVSAGLTNGRKTRLHNVLIGCTDSFQGPTLQNVDGIMGLANTKYSFATNAAATFGGKFSYCLVDHLSHLNATNYIIFGTNRNQVKVSGNTRHTNLELDAIPSFYAVNVIGISVGNKMLEIPMQVWDASEGGGTIIDSGTSLTFLADPAYQAVMEALKVSVSKYQRVKLDGVPMEYCFNSTGFNGSLVPKLIIHFDDGARFEPHWNSYVIAAAAEVRCLGFLPARFPALSVIGNIMQQNYLWEFDLKGKRLVFAPSSCNSS, encoded by the exons ATGAAGGTGAAGCTCATTATTTTAGTTCCATTCATGGTGTTGGTTTCCATGGTTGTAGCTCAACAACATGTTGATCAAATGCAGCATCAACACGATTCCAACTCCATCACATTAGAGTTAATACATAGGCATGCTCCTCAGTTCACCAACAACAATCCTATAACTCAGCACCAACGCCTGGTCGACCTTCTCTACCATGACATTATCCGCCACGGTATCATGTCCCACCGAAGACGAGCCAAAGAAGAGGATCCACTCACTGCATCCATTAAAATGCCGCTTGCCTCGGGTAGAGATTTCGGGATAGGCCAATACATTACGTCGTTCAAAGTGGGGACACCGTCGCAGAAGTTCTGGTTGATAGTCGACACGGGAAGTGATTTGACGTGGATCCGGTGTCGATACCGATGTTCGAGAGGGGATCGTAGTTGTACCAGCAAAGGGAGGATAAACCGAAAGAGGGTGTTCCATGCTCCATTATCTTCATCCTTTAGCCCAGTTCCTTGCTTTTCAGAGATGTGTAAAGTTGAGCTCATGAATCTCTTCTCTCTCACAACATGCCCTACTCCAATTACGCCTTGCGCCTATGATTACAG GTATTCAGATGGGTCAGCTGCAATGGGAGTGTTTGCTAACGAGACCGTCAGTGCTGGCCTTACCAATGGTAGAAAAACCAGACTCCATAATGTGCTAATAGGGTGCACTGACTCTTTCCAAGGCCCAACTTTGCAAAACGTAGATGGTATCATGGGATTAGCCAATACCAAGTATTCTTTCGCAACCAATGCTGCCGCCACATTCGGTGGCAAATTCTCTTATTGCCTCGTTGATCACTTGAGCCATTTAAATGCCACCAACTACATCATCTTCGGCACTAACCGAAACCAAGTCAAAGTGTCTGGCAATACTCGCCACACCAACCTCGAACTTGATGCCATCCCTTCATTTTATGCTGTAAATGTGATAGGAATCTCTGTTGGGAACAAAATGTTGGAAATACCGATGCAAGTGTGGGATGCAAGTGAAGGTGGTGGAACAATCATCGACTCCGGCACTAGCCTAACGTTTCTAGCTGATCCAGCGTACCAGGCAGTGATGGAAGCCCTTAAGGTGTCGGTTTCAAAATACCAGAGGGTGAAGTTGGATGGGGTACCGATGGAGTATTGCTTCAACTCTACGGGTTTCAACGGGAGTTTGGTGCCAAAATTGATCATTCACTTCGATGATGGAGCTCGGTTTGAACCACACTGGAATAGCTACGTCATTGCTGCTGCTGCTGAAGTTAGGTGCCTCGGGTTTTTGCCTGCACGTTTCCCTGCACTTTCTGTTATTGGAAACATTATGCAACAAAATTATTTGTGGGAATTTGATTTGAAAGGGAAAAGGTTGGTTTTTGCTCCATCTTCTTGCAACAGTAGCTAG
- the LOC107893551 gene encoding COP9 signalosome complex subunit 6a translates to MASSSSSGLTFKLHPLVIVNISDHYTRVKSQLNPPPLTSTSATVNGVENQQQAPRVYGCVIGVQRGRTVEIFNSFELLYDPSTHSLDRPFLKKKQELYKKVFPHFYILGWYSTGSDAQESDMHIHRALMDINESPLYVLLNPAINPAQKDLPVTIYESELHVIDGIPQLIFVRSSYTIETVEAERISVDHVAHLKPSDGGSAATQLAAHLTGIHSAIKMLNSRIRVLHHYLVGMQKGDIPCENSLLRQVSSLLRRLPAIESEKFQDDFLMEYNDTLLITYLAMFTNCSSTMNELVDKFNTAYDRHSRRGGRTAFI, encoded by the exons ATGGCGTCATCGTCGAGCAGCGGTCTAACCTTCAAGCTTCATCCGCTGGTAATCGTGAACATATCGGATCACTACACTCGTGTCAAGTCCCAGTTGAACCCTCCTCCGCTGACCTCCACCTCCGCCACCGTCAATGGCGTCGAAAACCAGCAGCAAGCTCCTCGAGTCTATGGATGTGTCATAGGCGTCCAGAGGGGCCGCACCGTTGAGATCTTCAACAGCTTCGAGCTTCTCTATGATCCCTCCACCCACTCCCTCGACCGCCCCTTCCTCAAGAAGAAACAGGAGCTTT ATAAGAAGGTTTTCCCCCATTTTTATATACTTGGATGGTACTCCACTGGGAGCGATGCCCAGGAATCCGATATGCACATTCATAGAGCC TTGATGGATATTAATGAAAGTCCTCTCTATGTGCTTCTCAATCCTGCAATCAATCCCGCGCAAAAAGATCTTCCGGTCACCATTTATGAAAGTG AGCTGCACGTTATAGATGGGATTCCGCAGCTTATTTTTGTCCGTTCGAGCTACACAATTGAG ACTGTTGAAGCTGAGAGGATCTCTGTGGATCATGTTGCCCATCTAAAGCCATCTGATGGAGGTTCAGCAGCAACTCAAT TGGCTGCTCATCTTACTGGTATACATAGTGCCATCAAGATGTTGAATAGCAGAATTAGGGTACTTCATCACTATCTTGTTGGGATGCAAAAAG GTGATATTCCTTGCGAAAATTCACTATTAAGGCAAGTATCAAGTCTCCTCAGAAGGTTACCTGCCATTGAATCAGAAAAATTTCAAGATGACTTTCTGATG GAATACAACGACACATTATTGATTACTTATCTTGCAATGTTCACTAACTGCtcaag CACAATGAATGAGCTAGTCGACAAATTCAACACTGCTTATGATAGGCATAGTCGAAGAGGTGGACGGACTGCTTTCATTTGA